From a region of the Zingiber officinale cultivar Zhangliang chromosome 4B, Zo_v1.1, whole genome shotgun sequence genome:
- the LOC121975551 gene encoding receptor-like serine/threonine-protein kinase SD1-7, which translates to MKLGFDLRRNTSWHLVSWRSDVDPSLGNYTIETHGVTELIARNGTTKIHRSGPWSGRGFVGLPQMKNSTLARKVNFTFVSNENETYYTTGYIDRSVLSRSVVNTDGNYERWSWDNGEWRFVWQFPADDCDHYNLCGSGSVCSWGYYAFSCSCLQGFAQASNGCVRERPLNCSSNQIWKAQNVKVPDTENATAYGMISLDACKRLCLGNCPCVAYAVLDEPNGCVTWQGDLLDLRYYTDGANDLYIRLAESSTSKSNKHVWAITIPVMLGFLLLCCILVVTLRRNRARKRGTRNHIESSAKETSRLKLQYPNAENGDLQSLPGHSNSMADDDVSELMSNKIDSEHSGYCEYREVVSILTLGVLPSYDLCTIKAATNDFSNENKLGEGGFGIVYKGELQDGQKIAVKKVSRYSSQGPNEFQNELSLIAKLQHRNLVRLLGSCIEGDERLIVLEYMENKSLDNFIFDKTKSSLLNWQKRLEIINGIARGLLYLHQDSILRVIHRDLKLSNILLDKDMIPKISDFGIARIFEGDGVLENVTTRPVGTFGYMAPEYLTEGVFSFKTDVFSFGVIVLEILSGKRNKIFSNTDASLNLLGHAYKLWKEGRSLEILDDTLDHSYPTAEILRCIRLGLLCVQDNCEDRPTLTKVVMMLASEDQLLTPLKQPTITSASSEGGFTTKEISHSITGR; encoded by the exons ATGAAGCTTGGATTTGACCTCCGAAGAAACACTTCGTGGCATCTCGTGTCATGGAGGAGCGACGTAGACCCTTCTCTGGGGAACTACACGATTGAGACCCATGGGGTTACAGAGCTTATAGCGAGGAACGGAACCACCAAAATCCATCGAAGCGGACCATGGAGCGGACGTGGATTCGTTGGCCTTCCTCAGATGAAGAACAGCACCTTGGCAAGGAAAGTAAACTTCACATTCGTATCCAACGAAAATGAGACCTATTACACGACTGGATACATCGATCGGTCGGTGCTATCGCGGTCAGTGGTTAACACTGATGGAAACTACGAGCGGTGGAGTTGGGACAACGGAGAATGGAGATTCGTTTGGCAATTTCCGGCGGATGACTGCGATCATTACAATCTCTGTGGGAGCGGCAGCGTTTGCTCTTGGGGCTACTATGCTTTCTCCTGCAGCTGCCTCCAAGGCTTTGCTCAGGCTAGTAACGGGTGCGTGAGGGAGAGGCCCCTGAATTGCTCCTCAAACCAGATTTGGAAGGCGCAGAACGTCAAGGTGCCGGACACCGAGAATGCCACGGCGTACGGCATGATCAGTCTGGATGCATGCAAGCGCTTGTGTTTGGGTAATTGCCCCTGCGTGGCGTACGCTGTGCTGGATGAGCCAAATGGGTGTGTGACTTGGCAGGGTGACCTATTGGATCTGAGATATTATACCGATGGAGCAAATGATCTGTACATTCGGCTTGCAG AATCATCAACATCAAAGAGTAACAAGCATGTGTGGGCGATAACAATACCAGTGATGCTTGGATTTCTGCTACTTTGTTGTATACTTGTAGTCACGTTGAGGAGAAACAGAGCCCGGAAACGAGGAACTCGGAATCATATCGAGTCCTCGGCCAAGGAAACTAGCAGGTTGAAATTGCAGTATCCAAATGCGGAGAACG GTGACTTGCAGAGCCTCCCTGGACATTCTAATTCTATGGCTGATGATGATGTATCAGAGCTGATGTCAAACAAGATAGACTCTGAGCATTCTGGTTACTGTGAGTATAGAGAAGTAG TTTCGATCCTGACATTAGGGGTGCTACCTTCCTATGATTTATGTACAATAAAAGCTGCAACAAACGACTTCTCGAATGAAAACAAACTTGGGGAAGGTGGATTTGGTATTGTCTACAAG GGAGAGTTGCAAGATGGACAAAAGATTGCGGTTAAGAAAGTATCAAGATACTCTTCACAAGGCCCAAATGAGTTCCAGAACGAGCTGTCACTAATAGCCAAGCTACAACATAGAAATCTTGTTCGTCTTCTAGGTTCATGCATTGAGGGAGATGAACGACTCATCGTCTTGGAGTATATGGAAAACAAGAGCTTAGATAACTTCATCTTTG ACAAAACAAAGAGCTCATTGCTAAATTGGCAAAAGCGTCTTGAGATTATAAATGGGATTGCTCGAGGGTTACTTTATCTGCATCAAGATTCTATATTGAGAGTCATTCATAGAGATCTTAAGTTGAGCAATATCCTCCTCGACAAGGATATGATTCCAAAGATTTCAGATTTTGGCATCGCAAGGATATTTGAAGGCGATGGAGTTTTAGAAAATGTAACTACAAGACCAGTTGGGACATT TGGTTACATGGCGCCAGAATACTTAACTGAAGGAGTATTTTCATTTAAAACTGATGTATTTAGCTTTGGTGTGATAGTATTAGAAATCTTAAGCGGTAAGAGGAACAAAATATTCAGTAACACAGATGCTAGTTTAAACCTTTTAGGACAT GCATATAAACTTTGGAAGGAAGGCAGATCTTTAGAAATTCTTGATGATACACTTGATCATTCATATCCTACTGCAGAAATCCTTCGTTGCATCCGACTAGGTCTTTTGTGCGTACAAGATAATTGTGAAGACAGACCAACATTGACAAAGGTGGTAATGATGTTGGCCAGTGAGGATCAACTTTTGACGCCACTCAAGCAACCTACAATAACGTCAGCGAGTAGTGAAGGTGGTTTTACTACTAAAGAAATAAGTCACTCAATTACAGGACGATAA